TTTTTTGACTGTCAGTTTATCTCCCAATTCGTATTTAAAAGAAATAAACCATTTATTAGCTCGCTTACTAATAGTTACATTTTTAGGAATAACTGTAGGGAGAATCTCGTCACAAGTGACCCAACCAAAAATAGGTATTTTAATCTTGTTCCCAGATATCCTGATATTTCCCTCTAAATAAAAGCTATCTCTTTTCCCTTTTTTCTTGAAGATTGGCTTTTTACAATGCTTGTGTTTCCACCAGTTCATAAAAGCTTGAGATAAGTTTCTTAGCGCTTGTTGAGGAGCACACTTGCTTACCTCGTAGTACCAGGCATAAACTGACTTAACTTCAGCTACTAGCTTTTTATGTAAGTCAACAGATGATGGGAGTTTTGTCTTATTTTCTAGTGCCTGAAGACAAGTGGCTAAACCCCAATTATATGCGTGTCTTGCAACTCCTGCGTGTTTAGCTGCTAAAGTAGCCTGTTGATTATTAAGTCTTAAACTTGTTTTAAATCCGACTAGCGACATCTTTTAATTCCTCTACTAGCTTTCTATTTTTATGGCTTCTTGAACCATACAGTCTGGCAGAAAAAACGGTTATTATTTCAAGAACATCTTGAGCTAAATCTTCCTCAAATGAGCTATCTTCAGTTCGATTAATAATGACTACTTCAGTTCCAAAAATTTCACATAACGAGAAAATCAATTCACTCCCAAACCGCAACAGTCTATCTTTATGAGTAATAATTAATCGCTCAACTTTTCCGTCTGTGATTAAATTAATTAAACGCTTTAAACCTTTTTTGGAGTAGTTTAAACCACTTCCCAAATCTTTAATTATTTCTACCTGCCAACCA
The sequence above is a segment of the Gloeocapsa sp. DLM2.Bin57 genome. Coding sequences within it:
- a CDS encoding IS607 family transposase, which encodes MKKLSISEAAKLKGVSISTLRRWEAEGKIIAERTANGHRRYDLSQLMGVKRELSFTVGYARVSTPDQKEDLLRQVEVLELFCASNGWQVEIIKDLGSGLNYSKKGLKRLINLITDGKVERLIITHKDRLLRFGSELIFSLCEIFGTEVVIINRTEDSSFEEDLAQDVLEIITVFSARLYGSRSHKNRKLVEELKDVASRI